The Athalia rosae chromosome 4, iyAthRosa1.1, whole genome shotgun sequence DNA segment ATCGGTAACTTGTTTCGCGATCTTATCGAACACCggcggtttatttttttcatccggatATTCTTCTATTCCATGATCCGTACGTTGAGATCTCGGGCTGAAGTCGTTCCTGCAATTCGTCAAATCATTTATTACACCGCCGTgacgaatatttcgctcgtaTGTGAACTTCCAGAGGCTGTCGATTAGCCAACGCAAAGATCAAATGTCATATTTACGAAACCTCTGCCGTAGGGGTACTTGAAATTAATCCgtgaaaacataaaaaattagTCTCTCGTGCCGTTGAAATCGTCGTAGTTTTTCGAGCTTACATTAGACGCAGGATATCGTCGCATGACCTTGCGAATGAGTGAATGTCATTTCGCAAGTTGCAACTCAGCAAAATCATTGACTGTCAATCAAATCGGAAACATCTAGTACGTAATCGATCAAACACGTAACAATCGCGTCTCCGTTCGTAAAATATCACCCTGACACGTATGACATGGTATTGACCTGCCTGaggaatattttatacacatacaaaAATTACCTGATCAATTTGTTACTTCTCCTTTTGGGGTAAAGATTCAAATGGAACACCATTTGCTGTCTCTCCTCATCGCCCACGTTGGTTTGTTGACTAGGAATAGCCACTAGAGAAATAGGCTGCGACGGTGGAACGAATTGGGGATATTTTAATCCCTTACTGTGAGAAACGGGCCTTCTGGTATCGGATTCCTCGGCTGAAAGTTGATTCGGATAACCGCCGGGCCCGGTCCTCGGTCGTGACGATTTTCTGTTCGGATCAACGCCGTCCGAGATCGGATAAATGTCCAGCATGACGCTCAAGGGTTTCGCTTTTCGTTTCTTGCCAAAAGACGCTGTGCCATGAGACTCGTAATTATCGTACTGTGACTCCGAAGAGGAGGCGGAGGATTGCGCATTGAAATTGATGGACGGTCTTTGAAAATACGGATCGTAGAAACTCGGATTGTACCTGTGAGTCCCGGACGGTGAGAATCTACGGTAATAGAATCAGCATCAtcgcgagaaaatgaaagttagacagaaaattatcatttataaACACTCGACGCAACGTATCCTTCGTACCTGACATTTGAAGTTGCTAAAAGGTTTATGTCCGAAGGATGTTTCGGTTTGTATTGATAGAATGGATCGGAATTGTAAGAATAGGTGAACGGAGGGGAATGGTCTTCCTCGGATCTGTCGCTGTTCGACATCATTTCGCCAACTTCGGGATAaaagtcgaattttttcgggTTAACGTAAACGCCAGAGAATTTAATCCCACGAGTTGGTTTCTCGTTGTCCCTTGtcagatattttattatatcctGTATATTGTTCGAGCTGTGAGGATAACGGTACTGCGCTAGTTGCGGGAATTTCGGTCTTTTGAAGGAAGTCGGAACGGGAGTTCTGTAACCGAAGTGAAATGGTATCGGTCGAGACTCTTCGAAGTTATCGTTGTCTTCTTCTTCCGAAACCGGATGCTTGTATCTGCGCAGCGAAACAGGTACGAGAATTTGATGGATGAACGTGATTCACGtgtgtggaaaaatattggtATATCATATCCCACCTTTGTCTCAGTCGATAAACCATCGCGTGGTTGTCGAACAATTGTTTCCCTCGGACTTTCTCTTCACTTTCATCTTCGTCCATCGATAATAGCCTCTTTCGTAAAttgaaattgttcaaattctgACTACGCGATTCCAAGTCCGTTCTCGGTCCTGTTGTCAAACGTGATTCGGAGGCGATCTGATCTTCTATTCCTTCGGCACTGTCCAAAATTTCTTCTCCGTCGTAGTTCCCATCCGAACGATCCTCCATCTTAATTAATTCAGTCTTATTACCGTCGAGGTACGACGGGCTAAGGGTAGTAGTTGTAGTTCTTTTGGAAATACTGATCGGTCTCTTCAGGGCATTCTgtagtatataaatatgttttGTCTCCTTAGCTCCGTGACTCGTC contains these protein-coding regions:
- the LOC105689530 gene encoding uncharacterized protein LOC105689530, translated to MFETGRRSATSTSELGLYSDRSDHYHRNRYGIGVRKYVIGVMVVLGIILVSFLLYDFTSGAMVTSHGAKETKHIYILQNALKRPISISKRTTTTTLSPSYLDGNKTELIKMEDRSDGNYDGEEILDSAEGIEDQIASESRLTTGPRTDLESRSQNLNNFNLRKRLLSMDEDESEEKVRGKQLFDNHAMVYRLRQRYKHPVSEEEDNDNFEESRPIPFHFGYRTPVPTSFKRPKFPQLAQYRYPHSSNNIQDIIKYLTRDNEKPTRGIKFSGVYVNPKKFDFYPEVGEMMSNSDRSEEDHSPPFTYSYNSDPFYQYKPKHPSDINLLATSNVRFSPSGTHRYNPSFYDPYFQRPSINFNAQSSASSSESQYDNYESHGTASFGKKRKAKPLSVMLDIYPISDGVDPNRKSSRPRTGPGGYPNQLSAEESDTRRPVSHSKGLKYPQFVPPSQPISLVAIPSQQTNVGDEERQQMVFHLNLYPKRRSNKLIRNDFSPRSQRTDHGIEEYPDEKNKPPVFDKIAKQVTDHSAIQVSKFEETRSSETTETSAELYEDPGLTRYEESELQSTKNEGQSATTLDENVVERIKSKQDKLENSTSIPWNHRPLDFTLEKITKKLLNVKNEKPETVSKDVCDGCKNSKATEKRTEIEETEKHVKTKDIDTVEGFEDFADGLLATD